The Pseudanabaena galeata CCNP1313 genome includes a region encoding these proteins:
- a CDS encoding helix-turn-helix domain-containing protein, giving the protein MTQYTTLSEELNKLPRERQELIEARASQIHLEEITLRHLREKLGLSQSELAERLEVQQPAISKLERRQNLELNTLRAVVNALGGTIEIIVRVPNKEPILLSDYQES; this is encoded by the coding sequence ATGACCCAATATACAACCCTATCCGAAGAATTAAACAAACTTCCAAGAGAGCGTCAAGAACTTATTGAAGCAAGAGCCTCTCAAATTCATCTTGAAGAAATCACGCTTAGACATCTGCGTGAAAAGCTTGGTTTATCTCAATCAGAACTAGCCGAACGTCTTGAAGTACAACAACCAGCCATATCTAAGCTCGAACGCAGACAAAATCTAGAACTCAATACACTTCGAGCAGTAGTAAACGCTTTAGGTGGAACCATCGAAATTATCGTTAGAGTACCTAACAAAGAACCGATTCTCCTCAGTGATTATCAAGAATCGTGA
- a CDS encoding DUF4926 domain-containing protein, which translates to MLTSSVKLLDVVALTIDLPQDNLWRGQVGTVVEILANGQAFEVEFSDRNGRTYESLGLTPEEFMILRFEPALPNPKPQLVTA; encoded by the coding sequence ATGTTAACAAGTTCAGTAAAACTTCTAGATGTCGTAGCTCTAACCATCGATCTTCCCCAAGATAATTTATGGCGCGGACAGGTAGGTACAGTTGTTGAGATACTTGCCAATGGTCAAGCCTTTGAAGTCGAATTTAGCGATCGCAATGGTCGCACATACGAATCTCTAGGATTAACTCCAGAAGAATTTATGATCCTCCGTTTCGAGCCAGCATTACCTAATCCAAAACCTCAATTAGTTACAGCATGA
- a CDS encoding Txe/YoeB family addiction module toxin, which translates to MYKIIFMTQAQKDAKKLASSGLKPKVLQLIKIIEEDPLQYPPDYEFLKGDMKGLISRRINKQHRIVYEIFESEKLIKIYRMWSHYE; encoded by the coding sequence ATGTACAAAATAATTTTCATGACGCAAGCTCAAAAGGATGCCAAAAAGCTTGCTTCCAGTGGATTGAAACCCAAAGTTCTGCAACTCATCAAAATAATTGAAGAAGACCCATTACAATATCCACCAGATTATGAATTTTTAAAAGGAGACATGAAAGGGCTAATCAGTCGCCGCATCAACAAACAGCATAGGATAGTTTACGAAATCTTTGAATCAGAAAAATTGATCAAAATCTATCGGATGTGGAGTCATTACGAATAA
- a CDS encoding caspase, EACC1-associated type — protein MAKKALLIGVSQYEAGLPPLAAAPKDVAAMLRVLQSPELGAFDEVKTLIDPDLEAMQTAIDRLFQSCQKGDLGLLYFSGHGITDDSDRLYLATRRTGKDTFRSTAVSASFIQGIMRDRGYQRQHVLILDCCYSGAFAEGWLAKSADINLKPQLEVEGSVVLTSSTSTQKSYEDKEGELSLYTNYIVQGIESGAAESDGDGMISADELHEYAKRHVQSAKPAMKPEIYGIRQGIKIRLARARVDAKLEYRRLVERYAENGEISFVGQDILEVQRERWGLSDEVAIAIENEVLEPDRKRLKNLARYQKSLERVVKQGLPLSNKILGQLKDLQDILGLRDEDVISIHQRFITVAVEPSPQTPAVAKSFVVKDEPVIVTPKQPDPILKFEIGNGINLEMVYIPSGKFMMGSPPEENGYEDERPQIKDVNVAAFYMGKYEVTQAQWQAIMGNNPAKFKNNLQNPVESVSWDDAQEFCKKLSQKTEREFRLPSEAEWEYACRAGTTTRYYFGEDEKELGGYGWFGNNSGKQPLDTDRIWQEVQQDATKYLEVLSKNECQTHPVGQKKPNAWGLYDMHGNVWEWCQDSYEKYGGESDLIRKTGKAIVKENDNRSRLLRGGSWNTSAQGCRSAYRYYFYARVQRSNVGFRVVCVLR, from the coding sequence ATGGCTAAGAAGGCTCTACTGATAGGCGTAAGTCAGTATGAGGCGGGTTTGCCACCCCTTGCGGCTGCACCAAAGGATGTAGCGGCGATGTTGCGCGTGCTGCAAAGTCCTGAGCTTGGGGCTTTTGATGAGGTCAAGACGCTAATCGATCCTGATTTGGAGGCAATGCAAACGGCGATTGATCGCTTATTTCAAAGTTGTCAAAAAGGTGATTTGGGGTTGCTCTATTTTTCGGGGCATGGGATTACGGATGATAGCGATCGCCTATATTTGGCAACACGCCGCACGGGTAAGGACACGTTTCGCTCTACGGCGGTATCGGCGAGTTTTATTCAGGGGATCATGCGCGATCGCGGCTATCAACGTCAGCATGTTTTGATTTTGGACTGTTGCTATAGTGGGGCGTTTGCGGAGGGTTGGCTGGCGAAGAGTGCGGATATTAATTTGAAGCCACAACTTGAGGTGGAGGGGAGTGTGGTGTTGACTTCTTCGACTTCGACGCAAAAATCCTATGAGGATAAGGAGGGGGAACTGTCGCTCTATACGAACTACATCGTGCAGGGGATTGAGTCGGGGGCGGCGGAGTCTGATGGTGATGGGATGATCTCGGCGGATGAGTTACATGAGTATGCTAAGCGGCATGTGCAGTCGGCTAAGCCTGCGATGAAGCCTGAGATTTATGGGATTAGGCAGGGAATTAAGATTCGTCTTGCTAGGGCAAGGGTTGATGCGAAGTTGGAGTATCGCCGTTTGGTGGAGAGATATGCTGAGAATGGCGAGATCTCTTTTGTGGGTCAGGATATTTTGGAGGTGCAGCGCGAGAGGTGGGGTTTGTCAGATGAGGTGGCTATTGCGATCGAGAATGAGGTCTTAGAGCCAGATCGTAAGCGACTAAAAAATCTTGCTCGCTATCAAAAAAGTCTTGAAAGAGTAGTTAAGCAAGGCTTGCCACTGTCTAACAAAATACTTGGACAGCTTAAAGATTTGCAAGATATCTTGGGCTTGAGAGATGAAGACGTTATTTCTATTCACCAACGATTTATCACTGTTGCTGTAGAACCATCTCCGCAAACGCCAGCAGTTGCTAAGTCATTTGTAGTTAAAGACGAACCTGTAATAGTTACCCCAAAACAGCCAGATCCTATCCTTAAGTTTGAAATTGGCAATGGCATCAATCTAGAGATGGTCTATATCCCTAGCGGCAAGTTTATGATGGGTTCGCCGCCTGAAGAAAATGGCTATGAAGATGAGCGTCCGCAGATTAAGGATGTGAATGTTGCGGCTTTTTATATGGGGAAGTACGAAGTCACACAAGCCCAGTGGCAAGCAATTATGGGGAATAATCCTGCTAAATTCAAAAACAACTTACAAAATCCTGTGGAATCAGTTTCTTGGGATGATGCCCAAGAGTTTTGTAAGAAGCTATCACAGAAGACGGAACGAGAGTTTAGATTGCCTAGCGAGGCAGAATGGGAATATGCCTGTCGCGCAGGAACAACTACTCGATATTATTTTGGAGAGGACGAAAAAGAACTAGGAGGATATGGGTGGTTTGGTAACAACAGTGGGAAGCAGCCTTTAGACACAGATCGCATATGGCAGGAAGTCCAACAGGACGCGACAAAATATCTAGAAGTACTAAGTAAGAATGAATGCCAAACTCATCCAGTTGGGCAGAAAAAGCCAAACGCTTGGGGGTTATATGATATGCACGGCAATGTCTGGGAATGGTGTCAGGACAGTTACGAAAAATATGGCGGTGAAAGCGACCTGATTCGGAAAACTGGTAAAGCTATCGTAAAAGAGAATGATAATCGTTCTCGCCTGCTTCGCGGTGGTTCGTGGAACACCTCTGCTCAGGGTTGTCGGTCTGCGTATCGCTACTACTTCTATGCGCGTGTTCAGCGCAGCAACGTCGGTTTTCGGGTTGTGTGCGTTTTGCGGTGA
- a CDS encoding cation-translocating P-type ATPase, translating to MASLHQPLWALSFEEVYQSLGTTANGLSQNEAQQRLEKFGANELPEPAHRPLWLRFADQLTHFMALLLWVAGILAFISRTPELGWAVWAVIWINAIFSFWQEFQAEKALSALKKVLPMQVKVYRDGELKQIPARELVRGDVMQLEEGDRISADARLISAESLYLDVSVMTGESLPVARSPYPVRLREAVSIRGGKTMLRQGEQPMQEKVNPSEIANLVLAGSTIAAGRAVAVVYATGSETEFGQVAHLTTVVKREPSTLEIQVARIVRLITAIALGMGATVFALSYLLIGMNVTESFIFAIGIIVANVPEGLLPTVTLALALGVKRMARRNALVRRLSAVETLSATTVICTDKTGTLTKNEMTVRYLWLPTEPTQADNPNPKPDDANDVLTNRLIEVTGAGYDPSNGKVNIPPDSETAWKAKVLLIGSALCSNARLVHLNAPSRWQEIGDPTEAALLVAAGKAELNLEELQKQYPRLRELPFDSRRLMMTVVLHWQDSELWSSPSPNLAFTKGAPLEVLKHCHWILRDGKSQELTHDYWDEVVRANDDLARQGFRVLGLAARQGGQELLDLKAQDLEQDLVFIGLVAMFDPPRDEVPKAIAQCHQAGIKVTMVTGDYGLTAEAIARQIGLVSEKVRVVTGEGMGHLSDAQLKQVVKYRFGLVFARMSPEHKLRLVQAYKDIGEIVAVTGDGVNDAPALRAANIGIAMGQNGTDVAREAADIVLTDDNFATIVVAIEQGRAIYQNIRKFMTYILASNVPQIVPFLGMVAFKIPPALTILQILAVDLGTDMVPALALGAETPEAGIMDRPPRPKQEFLLNVPLLIRAYLFLGVIEAVLSMLGFFIVWWSYGYSLADLQQVTPMILNHTADPTVTGIYRQATTMTLAAIVACQVGNLFACRSSWGSVFRQSLSSNSLIWLGLTVECMALFAFIDFPPFRQVFGTASLTNWHWLILLACPPILIGLEELRKLFLRSRRRKHLRSL from the coding sequence ATGGCATCACTTCATCAACCGCTATGGGCTTTGTCCTTTGAAGAGGTATACCAATCTTTAGGTACTACTGCCAATGGACTATCCCAAAACGAAGCCCAACAGAGACTAGAAAAATTTGGTGCAAACGAATTACCTGAACCTGCCCATCGTCCATTGTGGCTAAGGTTTGCTGATCAATTAACGCATTTTATGGCGCTGTTGCTATGGGTAGCAGGAATTCTTGCTTTTATTTCGCGTACCCCTGAATTGGGCTGGGCAGTCTGGGCGGTAATTTGGATTAACGCGATATTCAGCTTTTGGCAAGAGTTTCAAGCAGAGAAAGCACTATCAGCATTGAAGAAAGTCTTGCCGATGCAGGTGAAAGTTTATCGAGATGGAGAATTAAAGCAAATTCCTGCAAGAGAACTGGTGCGCGGCGATGTCATGCAATTGGAAGAAGGCGATCGCATTTCCGCAGATGCCAGATTAATCTCTGCCGAAAGTTTATATCTGGATGTCTCCGTGATGACAGGCGAATCCTTGCCTGTGGCTCGAAGTCCTTATCCTGTGAGACTGCGTGAAGCCGTTTCCATTCGTGGCGGTAAAACCATGCTGCGTCAAGGCGAACAACCCATGCAAGAAAAGGTAAATCCATCGGAAATCGCCAATCTTGTTTTAGCAGGTTCGACCATAGCCGCAGGTCGGGCTGTGGCAGTAGTCTATGCGACGGGTTCCGAAACTGAGTTTGGACAGGTGGCGCATTTAACTACGGTCGTAAAGCGCGAACCCAGTACGCTAGAAATCCAAGTGGCAAGGATTGTAAGGCTGATTACGGCGATCGCCCTCGGTATGGGAGCAACTGTATTTGCGCTTAGCTACTTGTTGATTGGGATGAATGTGACTGAGAGCTTTATTTTTGCGATCGGGATTATCGTCGCTAATGTCCCTGAAGGTTTATTGCCGACGGTAACCCTTGCTTTAGCCCTTGGCGTAAAGAGAATGGCGCGACGTAATGCGCTTGTGCGGCGGCTTTCGGCTGTTGAGACTCTGAGTGCGACTACGGTAATTTGCACTGATAAGACTGGCACATTAACTAAAAATGAAATGACCGTGCGCTACCTCTGGCTACCTACAGAACCAACGCAAGCTGACAATCCAAATCCCAAGCCTGATGATGCTAATGATGTACTGACTAACAGGCTAATTGAAGTTACAGGTGCTGGTTACGATCCTAGCAATGGCAAGGTAAATATTCCTCCTGATTCAGAAACTGCTTGGAAAGCCAAGGTTTTACTAATTGGTTCGGCGCTTTGCTCTAATGCCCGTCTGGTTCATCTCAATGCGCCGAGTCGTTGGCAAGAAATTGGTGATCCCACCGAGGCGGCTCTCTTAGTCGCGGCAGGAAAAGCAGAACTAAATTTAGAAGAGTTACAAAAGCAATATCCCCGCTTGCGAGAACTTCCCTTTGATTCGCGTCGCTTAATGATGACCGTGGTTTTGCATTGGCAAGATTCAGAACTATGGTCAAGTCCATCTCCTAATCTTGCTTTCACCAAAGGCGCACCCTTAGAAGTTCTCAAACATTGTCATTGGATTTTACGCGATGGCAAATCTCAGGAGTTGACCCATGACTATTGGGATGAAGTTGTCCGAGCCAATGATGACTTAGCAAGACAAGGATTTCGGGTGTTAGGTTTAGCGGCACGTCAGGGAGGACAGGAACTGCTCGATCTCAAGGCTCAGGATTTAGAGCAAGATCTGGTCTTCATCGGATTAGTTGCCATGTTCGATCCACCGCGTGACGAAGTACCGAAGGCGATCGCCCAATGTCATCAAGCGGGGATCAAAGTCACAATGGTGACGGGTGATTATGGACTGACCGCCGAAGCGATCGCTCGTCAGATCGGACTAGTCAGCGAAAAAGTGCGGGTGGTAACGGGTGAAGGTATGGGACATCTCTCGGACGCACAACTAAAACAGGTGGTGAAATATCGCTTTGGTTTGGTATTTGCGCGGATGTCGCCTGAGCATAAATTGCGATTGGTACAAGCGTACAAAGATATTGGTGAAATCGTGGCGGTGACAGGGGATGGGGTGAATGATGCTCCCGCCTTACGAGCCGCAAATATTGGCATTGCGATGGGACAAAATGGTACGGATGTGGCGCGGGAAGCGGCGGATATTGTATTAACCGATGATAACTTTGCGACGATTGTGGTGGCGATCGAGCAGGGTCGGGCAATTTATCAGAATATTCGCAAGTTCATGACCTATATACTTGCCTCAAATGTGCCACAAATCGTGCCATTTCTAGGAATGGTTGCCTTTAAGATTCCGCCTGCGCTGACGATTTTACAAATTCTGGCGGTGGATTTAGGTACGGACATGGTTCCTGCCCTCGCGTTGGGAGCAGAAACGCCCGAAGCAGGAATTATGGATCGTCCACCCCGTCCTAAACAGGAATTTCTGCTCAATGTTCCCTTACTAATTCGCGCCTATCTATTTCTAGGAGTAATTGAGGCAGTTCTCTCAATGTTGGGATTCTTTATTGTCTGGTGGAGCTATGGCTACTCGCTAGCAGATTTGCAACAAGTGACTCCGATGATTCTCAATCATACTGCCGATCCCACGGTGACAGGTATCTATCGCCAAGCGACAACTATGACCTTAGCGGCGATCGTCGCTTGTCAAGTGGGCAATTTATTCGCCTGTCGTTCGTCTTGGGGTTCCGTATTCCGTCAGTCCTTGTCAAGTAATAGTTTGATCTGGTTAGGACTCACTGTTGAATGTATGGCTCTCTTCGCTTTTATCGACTTCCCTCCCTTTAGACAAGTATTCGGAACTGCCTCATTAACTAATTGGCATTGGTTAATTTTGTTAGCCTGTCCACCAATCTTGATTGGGTTAGAAGAGCTTCGCAAGTTGTTCCTACGTTCTAGAAGGCGGAAACATTTGCGATCGCTATGA
- a CDS encoding protein kinase domain-containing protein produces MLGKLLDRRYRIVKELAEGGFSQTYLAEDTRLPKNPQCVVKHLNPTIDDPVFTQKALELFKAEAETLQELGKHDLIPQLYAYFQENKEFYLVQEFIAGHPLSKEMSPGSQMAEARVAQIVKEVLEILQFVHKYNVIHRDIKPSNLIRRHSDGKLVLIDFGTVKQVQMEVASAHHKARVTLPIGTPGYMSYEQERGQSVSCSDIYSLGMVALQALTGKHPSQFPRDRDYEINWRSYAKVSREFAAVLDRMTRCNPRDRYQTVDEVLRDMARLPKLSTASPRITDDRDEVKPNTWLLPSAIALLALAGGTYLLITGWNPFKSNILPSNTPSLSISTPTSAPTIAPSPSVVVPPSPIPMPDRKISYAQLSSYLQAKNWKAADLETYLLLLKAAGSQSDRDGTFHPDEFNRISCADLVLVDQLWTQASNGKQGLTAQKKIYEDFAKDIRKTYENIGWLSPTGELAIDTAYDRQTARWEYIEGRQPNFKSPPVGHLPFLLRDSNKNLERMATLYRCSS; encoded by the coding sequence ATGTTAGGCAAGCTACTTGATCGCCGCTATCGCATTGTCAAAGAACTCGCTGAAGGAGGTTTCTCGCAAACTTACCTTGCGGAAGATACGCGCTTGCCCAAAAATCCCCAATGCGTCGTCAAACACCTTAATCCCACCATTGACGATCCTGTTTTTACTCAAAAGGCGCTAGAACTATTTAAAGCTGAAGCTGAAACATTACAAGAATTGGGAAAGCATGATCTCATTCCCCAACTTTACGCATATTTCCAAGAGAATAAAGAATTCTATCTCGTTCAAGAATTTATTGCAGGACATCCACTCAGTAAGGAAATGTCCCCAGGTAGTCAAATGGCTGAGGCGCGGGTTGCCCAAATTGTTAAAGAAGTTTTAGAAATATTGCAATTTGTCCATAAATACAATGTCATTCATCGAGATATTAAACCTAGCAACTTAATCCGTCGGCACAGTGATGGCAAGCTAGTGTTGATTGATTTTGGTACTGTCAAACAAGTACAAATGGAAGTTGCTAGCGCCCACCACAAAGCAAGGGTAACCTTACCCATTGGCACACCTGGATATATGTCCTACGAACAAGAGCGGGGTCAATCGGTATCCTGTAGTGATATCTATTCTTTGGGAATGGTGGCTCTACAAGCTCTCACAGGTAAACATCCTAGTCAATTTCCAAGAGATCGCGATTATGAGATTAACTGGCGGAGCTATGCCAAAGTCAGTCGTGAATTTGCCGCAGTTTTAGATCGGATGACCCGATGCAATCCTCGCGATCGCTATCAGACAGTTGATGAAGTCTTAAGGGATATGGCGAGACTGCCAAAATTAAGTACTGCTTCTCCCAGAATTACTGATGATAGGGATGAGGTTAAGCCAAATACTTGGTTATTACCATCAGCGATCGCTTTATTAGCATTAGCTGGCGGGACTTATTTGTTAATTACAGGATGGAATCCTTTTAAAAGCAATATCCTGCCGAGTAACACCCCTAGTCTTTCTATCTCCACACCTACCTCTGCACCGACGATCGCTCCCTCACCATCTGTTGTAGTTCCGCCTTCACCCATACCTATGCCCGATCGCAAAATTAGCTATGCTCAACTAAGCAGCTATCTCCAAGCAAAAAACTGGAAAGCTGCCGATCTCGAAACCTATCTATTGCTTCTTAAGGCTGCTGGCAGTCAATCTGATCGTGATGGGACATTTCACCCCGATGAATTTAATCGGATTAGTTGCGCGGATTTGGTTTTAGTCGATCAACTATGGACACAGGCAAGTAATGGCAAACAGGGATTAACGGCTCAGAAAAAGATTTACGAAGATTTTGCTAAAGATATTCGTAAAACATACGAAAATATTGGTTGGCTGAGTCCGACGGGTGAACTTGCGATCGATACAGCCTACGATCGCCAAACTGCGCGTTGGGAATATATCGAAGGTCGTCAACCTAATTTCAAGTCTCCGCCCGTTGGTCATCTGCCATTTTTACTACGCGATTCCAACAAAAACTTAGAGCGTATGGCTACGCTCTATCGATGCTCGTCTTAG
- a CDS encoding glucosaminidase domain-containing protein, whose translation MRRKQFLQFGAGAIALFTLDRLGQNSVQAQNALVNTQASSREKLCSRVLTGSMDRIMGDGSTSEVQLLRLLRLNKAPLNLYGDLPAIYREEAAIEGVNYDIAFCQMCLETGFLQFGGDVKPEQNNFAGIGAIGNGVRGDSFSDRRIGVRAQIQHLKAYATTKPLVQPLVDPRFSLVKRGTAPLLSQLSGRWAEDTNYDKKIMAILRRLYDLSGFFT comes from the coding sequence ATGAGAAGAAAGCAGTTTCTTCAATTTGGGGCTGGGGCGATCGCATTATTTACGTTGGATCGTCTCGGTCAAAATTCTGTTCAAGCCCAAAATGCTTTAGTAAATACCCAAGCATCTAGTCGCGAAAAATTATGTTCCCGTGTCCTCACGGGTAGCATGGATCGGATCATGGGCGATGGTAGTACCTCCGAAGTTCAACTTTTACGACTTCTAAGGCTCAATAAAGCGCCTTTAAATCTCTATGGTGACTTACCCGCAATCTATCGTGAAGAAGCCGCGATCGAGGGCGTTAACTATGACATCGCATTTTGTCAGATGTGTTTAGAAACTGGGTTCCTCCAATTTGGTGGGGATGTTAAACCTGAACAAAATAATTTTGCTGGTATAGGGGCGATCGGTAATGGCGTTAGAGGTGATAGCTTTAGCGATCGGCGCATCGGGGTCAGGGCGCAGATCCAACATCTCAAAGCCTATGCCACCACCAAACCCTTGGTACAGCCGCTAGTTGATCCAAGGTTTAGTCTTGTCAAACGTGGTACTGCGCCATTGCTAAGTCAGCTTTCAGGACGTTGGGCGGAAGATACCAATTACGATAAAAAAATTATGGCTATTCTTCGTCGTCTCTATGATTTGTCTGGATTCTTCACATAA
- a CDS encoding NB-ARC domain-containing protein: MTTMTIEDAIAIVDTALQHKRLSNIQEQVFRQTWDGKTYAEIAETCGYDSSYIRDVGYRLWKILSDGLGERVTKHNLQVVVRTQAKNFQVKATQQESNQTSAHNPHNPLSLVNPHNPESIATELNTKRCDWGNAIDTSIFYGRTEELSRVKSWVIDDRCRLLGVFGMGGIGKTAFATKLAEQVQSEFTLIAWKSLRNAPTVETMLAELVSFLTNQAIATLPQDLNSLLGMFIPALKQSRCLIVLDNVESILRSGETTGQYSEGYEGYGELFRQVGEVRHQSCLILTSREKPHDVLPPDSSDLMVRSLQLTGLKEEARQMFQPELAIAPATRKLIDFYCGNPLALTVVSRSINSMFDGDIQEFLDQDANVFGDIRYLLDQQYGRLSEREQQVMYWLAIEREPITTDNLRQDIVPMVSKSQILESVISLRWRSLIEKNANSFTQQPVVMEYMTDRLIDMAYNAAIERSPEFLMSYALVQHRAEDYIRETQIRYILQPLTNRLLAHYGSVDTLQRELHSLLETLRDHQTAIGYAQGNIMNLLRASQTDLTKSFCRFPERVTEHSDLQILGRLLESDRAGGLATWDHRIPWANNPLAQQTSESKTQIRSKNLYYQWTEGSLEQLQQELKQQPKFRKKYHAWLNETEFAAIDADFEAVKITDTLNQPVDARLVFINEVNIVEPPVGLPTPSDRRAQARKQKQDLRANRSKRLG, encoded by the coding sequence ATGACTACGATGACTATTGAAGACGCGATCGCAATTGTTGATACAGCCCTACAGCACAAGCGCTTGAGTAATATTCAGGAGCAAGTATTTCGCCAAACATGGGATGGCAAGACTTATGCTGAGATTGCGGAGACTTGCGGATACGATTCTTCTTATATTCGTGACGTGGGTTATCGTCTGTGGAAAATCTTGTCCGATGGCTTGGGAGAACGGGTGACTAAGCACAATCTTCAAGTCGTAGTGCGGACTCAAGCCAAGAATTTTCAGGTTAAGGCAACTCAACAGGAGTCAAATCAGACGAGCGCTCACAATCCTCACAACCCTTTGAGTCTCGTCAATCCTCACAATCCTGAGTCGATTGCTACCGAACTAAATACCAAGCGCTGTGACTGGGGCAATGCGATTGATACTTCAATTTTTTATGGTCGTACCGAAGAACTTAGCAGGGTCAAAAGTTGGGTGATTGACGATCGCTGCCGACTTTTAGGGGTATTCGGTATGGGTGGTATTGGTAAAACCGCTTTTGCCACAAAGCTTGCTGAACAGGTGCAGTCAGAATTTACATTAATTGCTTGGAAATCCCTACGCAATGCGCCCACTGTAGAAACAATGCTTGCCGAATTGGTCAGCTTTTTGACCAACCAAGCGATCGCTACTTTGCCCCAAGATTTAAACAGTCTCTTGGGTATGTTCATTCCTGCCTTGAAGCAATCACGCTGCTTGATCGTGTTGGACAATGTGGAATCAATCCTACGCAGTGGCGAAACCACAGGACAATATAGTGAAGGTTATGAAGGCTATGGCGAATTATTCCGTCAAGTTGGTGAAGTACGTCATCAAAGTTGCTTGATTTTGACTAGTCGCGAAAAACCCCATGATGTATTGCCTCCCGATAGCAGCGATCTCATGGTACGTTCTCTGCAATTAACAGGGCTAAAGGAAGAAGCGCGGCAAATGTTTCAGCCAGAATTGGCGATCGCCCCTGCAACTCGTAAATTGATCGATTTCTACTGTGGAAATCCTCTTGCCCTGACAGTGGTATCACGTTCGATTAACAGCATGTTCGATGGTGACATCCAAGAATTTCTCGATCAAGATGCCAATGTGTTTGGCGATATTCGTTATCTCCTCGATCAACAATATGGTCGCCTTTCAGAACGCGAGCAACAGGTCATGTATTGGCTAGCGATCGAGCGCGAACCCATCACCACCGACAATCTACGTCAAGACATCGTGCCAATGGTTTCCAAATCCCAAATTTTGGAATCAGTGATTTCTCTACGCTGGCGATCTCTAATTGAGAAGAATGCCAATAGCTTCACGCAGCAGCCTGTGGTAATGGAATATATGACCGATCGCTTGATCGATATGGCTTACAACGCGGCGATCGAGCGTAGTCCTGAATTCTTGATGAGCTATGCCCTCGTTCAACATCGCGCCGAAGACTATATTCGCGAAACTCAGATTCGTTATATTTTGCAACCTCTGACCAATCGCCTCTTGGCGCACTATGGCAGTGTCGATACTTTACAACGTGAATTGCATAGCTTACTTGAGACTTTGCGCGATCACCAAACAGCGATCGGCTATGCCCAAGGCAATATCATGAATCTCCTGCGGGCTTCGCAAACCGATCTCACTAAAAGCTTTTGTCGTTTCCCTGAAAGGGTGACAGAGCATTCTGATCTACAAATTTTAGGGAGATTGCTCGAAAGCGATCGCGCTGGCGGACTTGCCACATGGGATCACCGCATTCCTTGGGCAAATAATCCCCTCGCTCAACAGACTTCCGAATCCAAAACCCAGATCCGCAGCAAAAATCTCTACTACCAATGGACAGAAGGTTCTCTCGAACAGTTGCAACAGGAACTGAAGCAACAACCCAAATTCCGCAAGAAATATCATGCTTGGTTAAATGAGACAGAATTTGCAGCGATCGATGCTGATTTTGAAGCCGTAAAAATTACCGACACGCTCAATCAACCCGTTGATGCCAGATTGGTTTTCATTAATGAGGTCAACATTGTTGAGCCTCCTGTCGGACTGCCAACACCTAGCGATCGCCGCGCCCAAGCCAGAAAACAAAAGCAAGATTTGCGAGCCAATCGCTCTAAGCGACTCGGCTAA